From a single Dendropsophus ebraccatus isolate aDenEbr1 chromosome 8, aDenEbr1.pat, whole genome shotgun sequence genomic region:
- the LOC138798486 gene encoding speedy protein 1-A-like isoform X1, whose amino-acid sequence MTSRKRKREMISQYEEEATTSTAQEEAQKRRKKERTPQQEEMAAFISILDDIHINTFLARDRCMRISDKYLLAMVLVYLRRGHLRTEEYRRNFFPALFLANQLEEDEEGFRREIYAWTGGTTWTAKKEELLHRRNQLLLRIGFRAWVDRPTCDLVMAEEPLHWAWRRERKIHHSWAIRYYLRDPKEFTTYGPSRIPPSCSLCKALQLHPCKGEICQTDTEEDSGDED is encoded by the exons atgaccagcaggaagaggaagagagagatgaTCAGCCAGTATGAGGAGGAGGC AACAACATCTACCGCCCAAGAAGAAgcccagaagaggaggaagaaggagcggaccccccagcaggaagagaTGGCCGCATTCATCAGCATCCTGGACGACATCCACATCAACACCTTCCTGGCCAGGGATCGCTGTATGAGGATCTCGGATAAG TACCTCCTGGCCATGGTCCTCGTGTACCTTCGGAGAGGACACCTACGTACCGAGGAATATAGAAGGAACTTTTTTCCAGCTCT GTTCCTAGCAAACCAGCTTGAGGAAGACGAGGAAGGTTTTCGGCGAGAGATCTATGCCTGGACCGGAGGAACCACCTGGACTGCGAAGAAAGAAGAACTTCTCCATAGACGCAACCAGTTGCTCCTCCGTATCGGATTTCGTGCTTGGGTGGACCGGCCCACCTGTGATCTG GTCATGGCAGAAGAACCCTTGCATTGGGCctggagaagggagaggaagatccACCACAGCTGGGCCATTCGCTACTACCTGAGGGATCCTAAGGAATTCACCACCTATGGCCCATCGAGGATCCCTCCGTCTTGCTCCCTGTGTAAGGCCCTCCAGCTCCATCCGTGCAAGGGggaaatctgccagacagacacagaggaggattccGGTGACGAAGATTGA
- the LOC138798486 gene encoding speedy protein 1-A-like isoform X2, with protein sequence MGHILYFQYRTTSTAQEEAQKRRKKERTPQQEEMAAFISILDDIHINTFLARDRCMRISDKYLLAMVLVYLRRGHLRTEEYRRNFFPALFLANQLEEDEEGFRREIYAWTGGTTWTAKKEELLHRRNQLLLRIGFRAWVDRPTCDLVMAEEPLHWAWRRERKIHHSWAIRYYLRDPKEFTTYGPSRIPPSCSLCKALQLHPCKGEICQTDTEEDSGDED encoded by the exons ATGGGACATATCTTATACTTCCAATACAGAACAACATCTACCGCCCAAGAAGAAgcccagaagaggaggaagaaggagcggaccccccagcaggaagagaTGGCCGCATTCATCAGCATCCTGGACGACATCCACATCAACACCTTCCTGGCCAGGGATCGCTGTATGAGGATCTCGGATAAG TACCTCCTGGCCATGGTCCTCGTGTACCTTCGGAGAGGACACCTACGTACCGAGGAATATAGAAGGAACTTTTTTCCAGCTCT GTTCCTAGCAAACCAGCTTGAGGAAGACGAGGAAGGTTTTCGGCGAGAGATCTATGCCTGGACCGGAGGAACCACCTGGACTGCGAAGAAAGAAGAACTTCTCCATAGACGCAACCAGTTGCTCCTCCGTATCGGATTTCGTGCTTGGGTGGACCGGCCCACCTGTGATCTG GTCATGGCAGAAGAACCCTTGCATTGGGCctggagaagggagaggaagatccACCACAGCTGGGCCATTCGCTACTACCTGAGGGATCCTAAGGAATTCACCACCTATGGCCCATCGAGGATCCCTCCGTCTTGCTCCCTGTGTAAGGCCCTCCAGCTCCATCCGTGCAAGGGggaaatctgccagacagacacagaggaggattccGGTGACGAAGATTGA
- the LOC138798486 gene encoding speedy protein 1-A-like isoform X3, protein MAAFISILDDIHINTFLARDRCMRISDKYLLAMVLVYLRRGHLRTEEYRRNFFPALFLANQLEEDEEGFRREIYAWTGGTTWTAKKEELLHRRNQLLLRIGFRAWVDRPTCDLVMAEEPLHWAWRRERKIHHSWAIRYYLRDPKEFTTYGPSRIPPSCSLCKALQLHPCKGEICQTDTEEDSGDED, encoded by the exons aTGGCCGCATTCATCAGCATCCTGGACGACATCCACATCAACACCTTCCTGGCCAGGGATCGCTGTATGAGGATCTCGGATAAG TACCTCCTGGCCATGGTCCTCGTGTACCTTCGGAGAGGACACCTACGTACCGAGGAATATAGAAGGAACTTTTTTCCAGCTCT GTTCCTAGCAAACCAGCTTGAGGAAGACGAGGAAGGTTTTCGGCGAGAGATCTATGCCTGGACCGGAGGAACCACCTGGACTGCGAAGAAAGAAGAACTTCTCCATAGACGCAACCAGTTGCTCCTCCGTATCGGATTTCGTGCTTGGGTGGACCGGCCCACCTGTGATCTG GTCATGGCAGAAGAACCCTTGCATTGGGCctggagaagggagaggaagatccACCACAGCTGGGCCATTCGCTACTACCTGAGGGATCCTAAGGAATTCACCACCTATGGCCCATCGAGGATCCCTCCGTCTTGCTCCCTGTGTAAGGCCCTCCAGCTCCATCCGTGCAAGGGggaaatctgccagacagacacagaggaggattccGGTGACGAAGATTGA